The window GGAAGAACTTCTGAATCAGCCAAGGGCTGAGCACAGCACGGTTTATAATGCCAGAGGCCACCAGGTTCCTAATGTGTAATTTTGATTGGTAATTttcaaaataatataaatatctatttgtgatttttctttttaaaggtgcAGAATTACAGTACCTCTTTTACAGTAAATTCAGATTGGACTCTTATAaatttttatgttatttttaGCTTTCTGATGATTGCTAAATTGTGAGTTGTGATTAATGGTGTAGAGAAATTAAAACTATTTGGGACCAGGGCAGAGAACtcagagcagtgccagccccagtctGCTTGCAGAATAATTCTGCACCATCTGCCAGCTCCAGACTCAGAGTTACAGGAGCTGCCAGTGTTACTCATGGGCTCTGACCATGAGACATGGGCAGGGAATTGtcattacagaaaaaaattacacttttaaTAATGTGAACAACCAACACAAAATGTCTTTTTGTAAATATTTCTATACTCCTCCTTAAGGTGACATACCAGTAATGGACAAGCATGGAAAGAAAAGACCTCTGGTGAATACTCATGTGGTTCCAGATGATGTGGGGTAAGGTTAGATGTTTGGGGGCTTTTTCCAAAATAAGCAGGTCTTAAATAGATACCAACTTCAGTTATTCACTAGGCTTATTTTTGCCTTGTTTGGgtttggcttgggttttttttagtatttgattaaaaaaatcaattgACAGATAATACAGTAGTGGTAGgtaaaaaaagaattttaaaaaaggcattttaaaacTGTAATTCTTCCATTTCTTTGTAATTTCTCTTGAACATGCAGAAAAAAATGATATATTTGTGTGTTCTtaaatttgtttattttaaaagattACTTGTTTAATTGTTGATAATGTCATTAAATCCTATTaattttttcctctcattttagTTGCTTGAAGACATTACCAATACTTTAAACGATCCACATATTGcatgaaaaagaaattattttacagATAAATCTTAATTTAATATTCATGGAGAGTGAATAAATATTAGTCAAATTTAATATTCATGGACAGTGTAAATGTACTAAAAAAGTACATGCTTAAAGAGTTTTCAAGTAGATTATAACTGTTAGGTTGAAGATACTGTTTTTACTGTACTGTAACCCTGCTTTACACACTGGTGTTACCATCTTAAAGATGCTGCATAACCAACCCTGAAATTATTTGCCTTGGGATTTTTTACTGTGCCAGTCATGCTGAGAAGGACTTGTTTTCATTTGGTGTTCCAAATAtccattttgttttctttgttataGGGAATAATCAGTTTTATTTACTGACTCCCCTTACTCAAGGCATGTTAAATGCCTGTTTATGTAATAGTGCCTCTTTACTGGGGAGTAGCTGATAGATTCtagcattttattaaaaaaaaaggcaaattaatctGAAAAAGAAACCTCTCACAGgagaataaaaagaataaaattatcTTATGGCAGTGGTGGTTCTGTTACTGCTTAGAATAATAGGCATGTGAATAAAATTAGTTCTAAGCATATTCAACAGATCCGAAGTCAGAAAATGGGCAAATAAAAATCTGACACACTGTTTTGTAGGGGTGAAGTACAGAATATGTTGGAGAGATTTGGAGGTAAGTACATTTACATTCTAATAAATAAAATACAGTGGCAGAGTTGGCAGTAATAACTCACCACAAAATAACTTTCAAGACTTATGTAAAATGACTAGTCTCTGTAGCACTTTTCAGCATTTCTGAATAAAGccagttttcaggaaaaaaagttaTATCtaaggagagcagagggaaaggagggaatatCTGCATATAAATGAGTCACAGCTTGTAAGTGTACATAATtacaaaggaaaagggaaagatgCATGAGTGCTTTGGATAATCAATTCCAATTTTAAGATGAAGTTTATAAGTAGTACATATATTGTAGAGAAAAGGGACAATAGCAGTTTGCTGTTGTTCTCACTCAATTTTTTGTTACACTGGCATAGAGGATACTGGGGATGCAAGATTTGAGTGAGAAATAAGGGAAATGTAAAGGTTAATATAAGCAGCAAAAGAGAACAAACAGTTCTAATTCTAGACAAGCAATTTTGGAAGTAGAGATCAGTTGTGATACAGAATGAGAGAGCAGTCTGAACTTAGCTCTTCCAGAAATACAGAGAACAGGGAATTACAGGTAAGAGAATTTCAGCAGTCAGAAGGAATGAGAGTTTCTGGAACAGCCAGATAACGAGGGTCAGTAATGCTGCTCATCCAGTGATGAGCAATTTGTGTGTGTCACTCAGCAGGATTTAGTACAGTCATAATCAGATCCTCAGGTGGATTTACCTACTTAAATTACCAGCTGAATTCTAGAGAGTGACAGGATAGAGAAAAAACACTTTTAACATTTGTAAAGAATAAACAGTACCCATCACAGAGTGAGCAAACATCAGAAAGTGGAAGGAAGGGAAATCATCTTAATGCCAGCATTACACACTCAATAACTGAGTAATACTTCCATTGTATATAATAAAAGAAACCTGTACAGAGTCATTACTTGCATGTCAAATTTAAGGTGAAAGAGAAGCTTGAGTAACTCCTTAATCCACAAATTAGAACTTTTGGCTGtcacaaaattaaatattttgtatTACATATTATAATGGTATTAGAGGTCTGGCAGTTCAGATATAAGGAGGATTGCAATGCTAAAAAGTTATGACTGTAATTTAAGactcaaaaaaggaaaaaaaggaaggatgGAAGGAGGGAGAATGAATGGATCAGAGAGAGGATGCTGTGTGCACAAAATAGTGGGTTTGGCATTAGCAGAGACAGATGCCTCAGCAAATTAGAGAAGTTTGACAGATGTTTCCTGAAATCTACATTGAGAAGGAAACTAAATCACTGTATTAATCTTAAACTGTGACTTGATAAATCTCCAAATGTAAATTGAAGTGAAACAAACACAGTAACTTATATTAATACGTAAAAAGTACTGTCTCTCTGAAGTATAAAAATAGTTATTCATTCATTCAGTATGTTCACAGGGATAGTAATCACATACTAACGTTAATTTAtttctgaaattcaagaaattggcATATGACTCTGAAACAGGTGTTGGTTAGGGTGTGTGACAGGCACAAAGAAACAGCATTCacagcagtgccaccagcaggCTGAGGGACATCACCACATCAGATCACACCAGCTTCTTGTTGCTAGAACACACCTCATTTGCTTCTCCGAAGTGTAACTCATCAGCCTTTTTAATGCATTTCCAGTATGCCTAATTTCTAAATATTCTTTGGCTTTCAGCTGACATTAACAAGGCTCTCTTAGCTAAGAGGAAACGATTAGAAATGTACACAAAAGCCTCACTCAAAACCAGTAACCAGAAGATTGAACACGTTTGGAAAACGCAGCAGGAGCAAAGGTGACCCTTCCTCTTGGTTTCCAAGCCTGTGGAACTAGATTCCCTTCTGGGGGACAGCATGGATAGCTGGTCTGTCACCTGCAATAGCAGGCACTGTATCTAATGTTAAACATCTGCTCAGGGCCTCTGCTGCCTTCCATTGTGTCCACTTTGTTCATGTGGCAGTAATAACTTAGCACATTCTCTTTTGAACAGACAAATTTAGGATTTGGAACTCTGAGAGCAAGGCACATTAAAAGAGTAGAGCTTACTTTTATCTTTATGGAAAGTGACCTTTGATGATGTTATGTATTTTAAAACAATGGAGGGCAGGAGTGTTTCCCCACTTTGGCATTTTCTGTTTCTActtgaaaactgaaaaatgttcaGTAAAACTTTAATATCATTCTGGTTAAGAAAGTAAATAATTTTCACCTTCCTTAACATTCCTCTCACCTCTTAAGGCATATTTAATTACTATATCTGATAGAGTTAGAGCAAAGTGAAAAAAGAGAGAGTTAAAAACTAAAAGTCAGCAATGCTTGTAACTGTCTTGGTGTTGTATTTGAAACTTGTATGGAAAAAAATTTAAGAAATGAGCTTTCAGTTCTGCAAAGTAAACACCTTGTGTTAAATCAAACACCTGTAACTGAGTTAGAAAACATGGTAAatctcagaaaacctgacatTGTTAGGAAGAAGAgttgttataatttctttttaaCCAGTATTTTATGCTGTCTCTATAGATAACATTCCACATCCACTCAGTGTATGTGTGTGTTCAGTTTTTCAAAACATACAGTACTGAAATGGGGTCAGATGTCAAAGTAGCCTATTTCTTTATCTGTGCCAGCTTTTATTTTATTCTCTGTGTATGTTGAACCTGTAGCATTTGTCATACTTACAGACAGTGTCTGTTCACAGGCAGAAGCTCAATCATGAGTTCTCCCAGCAGTTCCTGACTTTATTTCAGCAGTGGGATGTAGACGTGCaaaaggcagaggagcaggaagaGAAACTAGCCGTGAGTTTCCAGCATGGTGGGAACTTCAGTGTATTTTCCACAAGGAGGGAATATTGTTGTTTCTATACTCAAGAAATGTAAAAACACTTTATGtagtttaaatataaatatatgattGTTTAAGTGTGGGAAGAGGTGCATTTATAAACTTCATTGCAAGTTTATACACACTGTTAAGTGATGCCCTATGCCAGCATACAGCTTGAGAAAAGCAAGGACCATTTAAGGAGAAGAAAGACATGTGCCATTTCTCTCCATCCATAGTCTTTGGCTTCAGGGAACAAAGGAATAAAGGAAAGTAGTTGTTTTTGTAGCATACATTCCTTAAAAATATGCCTGTATATAATAAATGTAAGAGAATTTGATCACTGAAAGAGGACAGAAGCGATACAATGGAATGTAATCATGTGCTGTTGCTCTGTACTTCCAACACATTTGCAAGGTTCCCTTTTCCCTAGGTAGCACATTCCTCTGGGATACCCTAGGAAGGTGTGGGGCATAGCAATCCTCATGGGATTTTACAGGGATAATTCAGGTTGCAAGAGACCTCAGGAGGTGACTTGGGGCTTAATCCAGTCTTCAGTCTTACTTTCATTAATAAAAGCCAGGATAACTTCTCCAGGCAGAGATCCCCCTTACAAGGCACAGATTTCCAATAAAGGCAGATTTCCTGATTCTGAAAAATGAAACTGGTGTGCTATCCAAGCACTCTGCTTAACAGCTGATGGAATTatgtttttcttttgcttctgcttCAGAATATGCTTCGTCAGCAACAAAAGGTTTTTCAACAGGCAAGAATAGTTCAAAGTCAGAGACTGAAGACCATTAAGCAACTCTATGAACAATTCTTAAAGGTAAATCTTTTTCTTGGAAAGCAGCTGATCCTTACCACTTAAGAAAGCTATATTAATTCAGTGTTTCAAGCTTAGCAAAGTAAATTAGACATACTAGACAGCAAGCAAAAAAACTGTTTGGAGTACAACCACAcaaaaattttacttttttagtTGAAGGTATTCCTCACAAGAGAAAACCTTCTGTGCCTTACTAATTTTCATGACCCTTTGCTGTAATCTATCCTGTATGTTCATGTCTCTCTTGTCCTCAGGAGTCTGAACTGGACccagcattccaggtgtggcttCACCAGCTGCCAGTATACAGGGCAGATTCAAGTCCATCAATTTCTGACAAACCTTAATTTCAGTTCAAGTAATTTCCTAGCTGGTTTTGAAatttcagttttggttttttccaaGCCTGGTAGTTgataaaaataaatctgaaatgGAGCAATTCttagtttaaaaaaatcaaaatttactGAGTATATTACAGAAGCATTAATAAATAATAACTGTTCCAAAATGTGAAAAATGTCTTCATCAAAGAGGAAAAACTGAACAGAAGATCAAGTatcactttgattttttttcccctcaaaaaagaTCAAAAGGTAGAATTCAAACCTCAAATAAGcttaaataaatacaaattaagGAAAATGCAACTAGACACATACACAGAGGTAGGTGTAATTGTATGTAAAAAAGGGAAGATAACTGGGGAGAAGTGTGCAAAGAAATGCAGTGGGGTTTATACTCCTCACTTCAAGTCCAGCAAGGCAGTCACACTGAGCCCCTAGAATTCCTGACAGATGTCTGTTCAGTCTCCTCTTGTAGAATTTTTATCTTAATTGAAATGTAGAAAAAGTAACTCAGACCTCACAGAGGCAGACTGGAGGGCTCTGTCCTCTTCCCAGGGTACATACTGTGCAAACAGAAATGCAGACTGGAGAATGAAGTCCTCTATGATTCCTCTGCCAAGTTTGTGACAAACTCATCAATTATCTGTGATCACTGTAAAAATTAAATTCTAGTGTGAATAATTattggtttgtttggttgttttaaaTTAACTGCTTGACATTGAGGAGTTCTGAATTAATATTTTCCTTAACTTCAGAGCATGGAAGAGCTGGAGAAGAGCAATGAAAATCTTCTGGCCGGTGCCCAAAATGAACTTCGCAAGGAAATGGCAATGTTGCAGAAGAAGATTATGATGGACACTGTAAGTATCAGACTATGAAGTTAGCTAAATGCAAAAATAGAACATTCAATTAAAAGTCATTTGACATTAATTTAATTCAAAGGAATCATATTGATACAACATTTGTTCAGCATTATCTCCTTTTCTTGTGACAGCAACAGCAGGAGATGGCAACTGTTCGCAAGTCTCTTCAGTCCATGTTATTCTGATGGCTCAGTGGAGGAGCAACTTGTACCTAAGTAACACGATACAAGTACAGGCATTAGAAGGATGTTGGGATTTAAATGTTTCAAGGTTCCTATTAAACTCTTTCCTGGATTGTTCTAATCTTGTCTGTTCAGGTTGTAAGAACATATCTTAGTAAACTTCTATTACTGGGGGGCAGTATGGACCCCAAACTGTTCACTGTCTGTTCAGTtgactttttaaaatttcatatccACTTCCACTAGCATTGGACTTTAAATAGTTTCATTTTTTTATACCAAATTGTAACAAGGGGAAAAATTAATGAAACATGCATTGCCCAGATTTTACATAATAACTTGAGGCCTTTAGGTACATTGTGCAAATAGAAGCATTTCTAACAAGCTGCAGATTGTCACAGTTTCAATTAGCCTGCTGATATATTAGCTGTTATAAAAATTCACAGAGTATGACATAGCTCAGACAGAATTGTTTAATGATGTGTATTATGGTAAATTAAAGTAAATTTTGTTAACTCTTTTGTTAGTCTAGACATTGCACTATCTCTGTATTAGTACGAGATTTATAAACTGCTGTAATTTGTCCAGAaaatgtggtttgttttttttttttgagttaaaTTATGAGCTTAATGTATCTGCTCAAGTAACAATAATTAAACATTATGCATTTTGGGGTCTGCTTTCTGTAGAACCACTGCTAGAAGAAATTTACCTCATTTATTTAGTACAGGCTATTACAAGCCTTTGAGATGGAATATTATTTTTTGCAATTCCAAATGACTAGCAATTTAGGGAGACCTGATTTTTAAGGATAAAGCATTTATCTTTCATGTATCTCATTAGAGTAAAtaagtataaaataaacaattGGCTTAGTGCACATGTAGTTTGTTTTTACAGAAAACCATTACACCTGAATATCTACTTTTAAGAATTAGATAGTTGCCAATATATTTAATGCTTTGATTTAATAcaacagtagaaaaaaaaaaacatccacacacccacacacaccaaATGTGATGTTGTCACAACAATGTGTTTCAAAACCATATTTTTCTTCTCAGCCTACGAGCATTTTGAGTCAAGTCATTTGATGGTGGTTCTCCAGGTCTGGAAGCCACATTAGTGATGGCTAACTTGCAGTAACTTCAGCTGTTTGGTTACAATGAGTATAGAACTCCTTGTTCTGCCCCTGCCAGAATTCAGGACAGGAGCAAACATGGGAGTTACACTGATGCATGGGGGATATGGGCCTCTCATGGTAACCAGTAACAATGCTGCTTTGTCATTACTGAGTCTCAGCCCTCTAAGGCCAGTGACAGGAGGCTATGAAACAGGTCACAGGTTCTGCTTCAGATCTTCAGCAGGAGCTTATTTGTTAGCATTACCTCCTGCTTCTGGTTTTATTTGTTAGTATTGAGTCATGGTTCTGGTTTTCTGAGTGATTTCTGCACTAGTCTCCTATCATCCAAATACCTCAACCATGTCCTCAAAACTACTTATACCTGCTATGCCAGGACAGTTTTGACCATTGTGGAGAACTCACTC of the Melospiza melodia melodia isolate bMelMel2 chromosome 4, bMelMel2.pri, whole genome shotgun sequence genome contains:
- the SYCP3 gene encoding synaptonemal complex protein 3 isoform X2, which produces MAPSGRKHGGKAGKPAQEDQTIPSFDFEEERKELSGSEEDIREGDIPVMDKHGKKRPLVNTHVVPDDVGGEVQNMLERFGADINKALLAKRKRLEMYTKASLKTSNQKIEHVWKTQQEQRQKLNHEFSQQFLTLFQQWDVDVQKAEEQEEKLANMLRQQQKVFQQARIVQSQRLKTIKQLYEQFLKSMEELEKSNENLLAGAQNELRKEMAMLQKKIMMDTQQQEMATVRKSLQSMLF
- the SYCP3 gene encoding synaptonemal complex protein 3 isoform X1, encoding MSQIQYTVSVGKDLTMAPSGRKHGGKAGKPAQEDQTIPSFDFEEERKELSGSEEDIREGDIPVMDKHGKKRPLVNTHVVPDDVGGEVQNMLERFGADINKALLAKRKRLEMYTKASLKTSNQKIEHVWKTQQEQRQKLNHEFSQQFLTLFQQWDVDVQKAEEQEEKLANMLRQQQKVFQQARIVQSQRLKTIKQLYEQFLKSMEELEKSNENLLAGAQNELRKEMAMLQKKIMMDTQQQEMATVRKSLQSMLF